The DNA sequence TACCAAGTGTAAAACATTTTGGTGTCTCCCGATATCATCCACTTCTTCATTGACAGGGTTTAGTCGGAATCGAATTTTAGTATAACTGCGTCATTGATTATTAATTCAGCAATGCTGTGTTGTTGAACCTATGAacatcagggttagaattgtttAGCATATGAGTCGGGGATTGGGTGGGCAGTCCTGCTGCTTTAGtttatgcatgtcatcgtacatCCCAATATTGTGAAGATCAgatctcatgatgtcaatcactgggttgttagGTTCACGCGCCATCATTACCAGCTGCAGTCGAGTGTTACACAATATTGATATGTGTAGCATTAAACAATGTACGAACTAACAATGCCAGGTTAGATCTTCATTTTGCCAACAGTTTCAACAGACATCATTGCCTACCATGTTCCCTGCTTCATTAGTGATAAAAGTAATAATAAGTACGTTTATTATGAGCTAAACAACATTCAAGAGGTGAATGCTCATATCACAAACTATCAAAGCAGCTTATTATCGCAGCTGCCTGTAAGGTATTAGTAAGGTAAATAGTCACTTGACCATTCCCagcaggtacccattttctgctgggtaaaTGTAGGCAATTTgtcaacaaactcacttgccgaAAATGAGACCATGTGCTTGTTGTAGGGCAGAACAGAAGTTCTAGAAACTAACACAAGTGAAGTTGCTGaacacagtcacccatccaaggactcgcCATGTTCAGCATTGCTTaagttcaactgatttgtgacctgaactCTATACTTAGAACCATGCACTGCTTAAGAAATCATTGCCTACCATGTTTACAGTTTCATTAGAAATCATTGCTTAGTATGTCGTTTGTAGAAGTGTCAGTCACTGTGGTTGGTCAAGCCTGTCAGTATGTCAAGCTTGTCAGTGTCAGTAAGGATTATGTCAAACCTGTCTGTAGGGAGCATATCAAGCCTGTCAGTAGGGAGTATGTCAAGCCTTTCACTAAGAACTGTGTCCTGCTTGGCAGTACGTCAAACCCATCAGTAGGGAGTATGTCAATCCTGTCAGTAGAGAGTATGGGAGTATGTCAATCCTGTCAGTAGAGAGTATGGGAGTATGTCAAGCCTGTCAGCAGGGAGTTTGTCAAGCCTTCCAGTAAGAATTGTGTCCCACATGTCAATATTTCAAACCTGTCAGTAGGGAGTATGTCAAGCCAGTCAGTAGGAAGTATGGGAGTATGTCAAACCTGTCAGTAGGGAGTATTTCAAGCCAATAAGTAGGAAATATGTCAACTGTATCTGTTGGGAATATGTCATATTGCACAACTACAAGTTTCATTCAGCTTTGGCCTTGTGAAGATGTTAGCAGacatgaatatacataaatggAAATGTGGAAATCAGATACAATCACTGGATATATTTATGAAGAAGTTAGGTATATCATGAACTAGAGAGCAGAAACAATATTACAAAGGGTTCTGCATCTGATACAGCTGTTGTATGTTATGAGACCAGTTAAAATGATATATGGTGAAATACGTATCAAGGATGTTCAATACAGCTGTGTGTTATGGTGCAGTGGGAGGTGAAGTGTTTCACCCTGACTGACACACATTCTACATGTTgatcacatatttcacacaattCAGCCAGagcaattttatttcttgttttactgatCCGTTGgtatttttcaagaataagaaagaaaatgaaaattaacAAGAATGAAAAGATAATGCATTATACATCATTTGTCATGTCGTTTCCTAGATACCAGTATACCATTAATACTGCCTCAACTACATCCTGTTATTACTGTCATACCATATCTGGTTAATACTGCATGGTCACACCTAATTTTTATACTATTCAAACAAGTACGGATGTGAGGCCAGTTTATGCTGGAATGGGCCGTCATGTTACACTGAATGTGACAGTAATGGAGTGGAAGAAGTTTGTGCAGACATGAAATTGTTTACTGTTAGGATGTATCTCTGGGGCttgggcagtagggtagcctagtggttaagtgttGGCTTTAAACATGGGAGACCCAAGTTCAatgtcccacatgggtacggtGTAATGGgtaatgctaaaagtggcataaaaccatagtcactcactcatgggcTCATTCATCGGTGTCGGGTTCACTTCTCAAACAGAGAGCCATTCAGACTGCTGTGGCCTTGAAACTGGGGTTGGTTTTAGCCCTGTGTTATGATCACCGGTGGCACAGACTGACTGGTTTATGTTGGTGACATGCATGGAGCTTGCTTCGTCACACTGCTCAGTGTAAACACAGTAAACCTGGTAGCATGGCGATGACGTATGCATTATGCGTATGAGGCCAATAGGTGAGGGGTGTGGAAGTCAGGCACACCACACAAgtgtgataactcttgcatcatTATATAAATGACGGCCATAATGTGCTCCATTCTTGGGTAATAAATTGATCAACACTTTATCGAACTTTTAAGAACAAGAAATATACTTGAAAACTCAAATTTGTAACTGGTACAATAAAAAGATGGCAGGAGATCTGAGATTGCTTTTGTCTGATTGAAACATTGGGGTCAGTTTTCATTCAGAACTTTATAGTATGGAATGAATTGCAACTCTGATTTGTATATCAGCCTCCCAGCTGTGTTATTTAAGTATGGCAGCAGATGAGAATaggtagacacacacacacacacacacacacacaccccaaacATTATGTTGTGCTTGTATTCCTGGAGACATGTTACTTGTGTATTTGGTCTAATCTTGATTTTATTGTCTGCATTGATGCAAGTCAGGTGTTTAGTAAATTTGAAATTGCTGCCATTTGGCTGTGATAATGTACAAAGAACATTTACACAGAATGAAAAGGTTGAGATATTGAATCAGACACTAGTTGAAAGGCAGCAGATTTCAAGAACCCAAAGATCCTCTTCAATTTGAACACAGGTAATTGATCTTATGGTTGTAGTGCTAAAGTTGACTGACTGCATTGTCCCTTCTGCAGGTGCTCCGAGATGTTCCCAAAGCCAGGAGAGAGGTCGACCTTCACTTTCGCGCATGTCATGGGTGCTGTCACATAGTTCGGATTATCGATGTTTATGAAAACAACTACTCAGGGCAACGATGTCTGCTGGTTGTCATGGAGTGGTAAGTTCTGTCTTGCAGGGTCCCTGTGCTGTCTCAGGATGATGTCACTCCATATCCAGATTTACAAGACAGGCAAAATGGAAAAAGGTGTTATTATAACAAAAATTAGTGTTAAAAAGACAACCGGTTCAGCTAAATTCAAATGTGTTTGAACACAACTTTTAATCGAGGTAAAAGGGGCAGTGGTTAGCTTAATGGgtgaagtgtttgcttgttgcggcaaagacatgggtttgattccccatatgggtacattgtgtgaaggccatttcttcTTATACTATAAGtggtataaaaccatactcactcactcacttttgtaaATACTCATATATTCTGGACGTGAGGCATTAATGTTCTGATGGACAGTTAGTAAGTATGAAAGAGATAGTGTTTGACATAAGAGAATCGTGAAATCACTGTGTCTCTGTATCTTGTCAGTTGGTTGTCAACTGaggtaaacatcatgtgtttttcttttgtcCTATGTTCCTGTGGAATCTCTTTTCTTCATTGATATGACTGTAGAATTTCCCTGTCTGAATAACTCTGAATGGCAGTATTTGTGTGGAGCTCAGTAGTGCACTGGTAGGGCATTTGCCTATCATGTTTACGGCCCAGGCTAGATACCGTTGGAGGCCAGTCTCATGCCTGAACTCTTCCAGAACAATAACTATCAAGGCTCCAGACTTGCCCTACTGACATCTTGAACCCCCGCCCctccaaaatgaaaataatatggcCCTTGTTACAACCTTTATGGTAACAGGGAGAGAAGAACCTTCCAAGAAAGTGAATGAAAGCACAAGCATGGTACTGACATTTATGTATGGCTATTTTCAGCATGGAGGGAGGTGAGCTGTTCACAAGGATCCAGGAACGAGCAGACTCAGCATTCACAGAGAGAGGTGAGGAGGACAGATGATGCAAGGTCTAGTTCAATCCAGGGATTTGGGCCTCAGAGCCTTAATCTTGCAGTCGCCTGAGGATTGTGTAGTTTCAATGTTTCAATGAGTGTCATTATATCCGGAAAACATCGTATTTTCATTGACTTCCAGGTCAGAAGCACAGAGAGTGCCTCAGTCATTACATTTGCTGGCAATTTACATTTGCCAGTTACATTGATTCAATAGCCATAAACCACAGGTACATGCTTGTTTCAGGTTTCAGGTATTCAGCTTACTGTGCTTccaagggggcggtggggtagcctagtggttcaagcgtttgctcgtcacgctgaagacccgggttcgattcctcacatgggtacaatgtgtgaggcccattttctggtgtcccccactgtgatattgctggaatattgctgaaaccaaactcactcactcacttactcactgtgcTTCCAAATAGTAtgtactcgctcactcactctgtgaaaCACTAGATATATTGCCTTCCATGTCCCTTCGAGCTAACTGCGTTTTAAGTTAGTTgagatgtgaaatatttaaatcaatGACATTAATATTTCTGTTGATGTGTTTTTGCTGGAAAATGTCTGAATTTCATTGTAATGTGTCATTAATAAGATCATCATTGCAGATTTCTTACATGTTTCTGATAAATCCTCTGTACTTGTTACTTATGCCATGCTTTGTTGTTTCAGAGGCTGCATCAGTTATATGTGACATAGCTAAGGCCATTCAGCACCTTCATTCCATGAACATAGCCCACAGAGACTTAAAGGTAGGGACATCCAAATGATGTGGTAGTTTCAGGATGTTTCTGAGAAAAGTTTATTTCAGTAGGTTGAAATTGAGACAATTTCTGTGGAATCTTCCTGTTCAATTTCTTTTGAAGTTTCAGAATCTATTTTAACATGAGCACTAATGATGCCTTGCTTGCAGATTGATGTTTAATGTGACCGTAATACTCTAATTTGAAATGCAGATTTGTGTCCCTTTGGAGGATTAGGATCCAGTCATTCATGATctgtttgaatcccagatatTCCCTGTATATAGTTCTTCATTTGATCATTACTGATcatatatggctggaatgttttTTTTgagtggcattaaacaaaaccCCACTCACTAACTCGCTATACAAACATAAAATTGTAAAATTCATACAAGAATCTTTTCTCACTGATGTATGTTTCTTAAACAAAGTATCCTTCCATGTTTCAGCCAGAAAATTTGTTGTATTCAAAGCGTGGTGAAATGGGAGTGCTTAAGTTGACAGATTTTGGTTTCGCTAAAGAAATCAGCAACTACAAGTCCTTACAAACACCTTGCTATACACCTTATTATGTTGGTAAGTGGTAGTTGGACACCATGCTATACTCTAGTGGTGTGACGATTCATCAATACACATCGATGCATGAGCTGGCGATACAGTGAATTGATACAAAGatttacatttgtttacatCGATTATAACAGAaatgtattgttattattattatttctcatttgtcttacctcacacataaatctTGTTTTCTGATTGTCTGAGCGCTCTTTTATATTCATTGTATCATGCTTACAAGCAAGTAACATCTCAATGTACCCTGCTGGGAATGCCAAACTCAtggtactttgtggtagtaataccttgaataacattgaatcacggaTGATGTAAGGAAATTAGCCATGTTTAGCAAATGCAAATAGATGGaatggagataactctaaatttgtttgtcttgtctgcaaaatctagcgatggctacacATATTTTGTACCCATGCCTGAAACAATTCCAGATTAACACTGTGGTGTTTGATGAGACGTTGTTCCATCAGGACCCATGGGTTGATAAAGGGTGAGGCGGAACATAGACAagcatcaagggtacatcaacccatgtctcCTAATGGCCAAGTCAGCGTGTCCTAATACGATGCAGCAGATGGGCCATGATACATCGATCTTTAACTTTGAATGTCAGAATATAgtgtttttaaaagcagcacaaACTTCATTCTATTACGTGACTGCAGTGAACAGCATACAGCAACCTGCAGATATTAAAGGTGTTTTTGATCTCTGTTTCCTGTCTGTAACAGTATAATGTATTatggtgtttgtttttgtgttaaaAAGTGCCTAAAAAGTGGCTTTTTCAAATTAAGATTTCTTTCAttgaaacattgtttttgttttgatattgtttTATAGTTGGTGTTAGggttaaaggtttttgtgtcatgatacatatTGTATTGCCCCCCTAATATTGGGATTCGTGTTGTAACGTATATTAAGTGCATGATACTTTGCAGTCACAATGGTACACTGCCAGTGTTAGTAGTGACAAGATGTATCATATCGCAGCTTCCACATTGCATGTCAATACCCATCTGTATACTGATTTCAATTTTGCTCATTAGCtggtacatgtatttatgttatTTAGGCAGACATGGAGCTGATATTTTTCCGTGGAAAATCTAAATTTTTTTATTGGTTTCTGATGTCTAAATGTTTTGCCATTTGTGTTGCAGCACCGGAAGTCCTTGGGCCCGAGAAGTATGACAAATCGTGTGACATGTGGTCCTTAGGTGTTATCATGTACATATTGTAAGTGTTGCTCTTTCAGTGTGTTATCATGTACATAGTGTTAGTGTCATACTCTCTGGGTGTTATCATGTACGTAGTGTTAGTGTCATACTCTCTGGGTGTTATCATGTACATAGTGTTAGTGTCATACTCTCTGGGTGTTATCATGtacatgttgtaaatatcaTACTCTCAgtgtgtttttatgtacttATAGTGAGTGTTATACTCTGGGTGTTGTCATGTATATAGTGTTAGTGTCATACTCTCTTGGTGTTATCATGTACATAGTGTTAGTGTCATACTCTCTGGGTGTTGTCATGTATATAGTGTTAGTGTCATACTCTCTTGGTGTTATCATGTACATAGTGTTAGTGTCATACTCTCTGGGTGTTATCATGTACATAGTGTTAGTGTCATACTCTCTTGGTGTTGTCATGTATATAGTGTTAGTGTCATACTCTCTGGGTGTTATCATGTACATAGTGTTAGTGTCATACTCTCTGGGTGTTATCATGTACATAGTGTTAGTGTCATACTCTCTGGGTGTTATCATGTACATAGTGTTAGTGTCATACTCTCTGGGTGTTATCATGTACATAGTGTTAGTGTCATACTCTGTGGGTGTTATCATGTACGTAGTGTTAGTGTCATACTCTCTGGGTGTTATCATGTACATAGTGTTAGTGTCATACTCTCTGGGTGTTATCATGTACATAGTGTTAGTGTCATACTCTCTGGGTGTTATCATGTACATAGTGTTAGTGTCATACTCTCTTGGTGTTATCATGTACATAGTGTTAGTGTCATACTCTCCTGGTGTTATCATGTACATAGTGTTAGTGTCATACTCTTTGGGTGTTATCATGTACATGTGGTAAATGTCATACTCTCTTGGTGCTATCATGTACATAGTGTTAGTGTCATACTCTCTGGGTGCTATCATGTACATAGTGTTAGTGTCATACTCTCTTGGTGTTATCATGTACATAGTGTTAGTGTCATACTCTCTTGGTGTTTTTAtgtacatatagtgagtgttacTCTCTCTGGGTGTTATCATGTACATGTTGCAAGTGCTGGACTCTATGGGTGTTATGAACATATTGTAAGTGTTACTCATTCTGGGTGTTATCATGTACATATTGCATGTGTTACTCTCTCTGGGTGTTACtatgtatgttttgtattgGTTCTTCCAGACTTTGTGGTTATCCCCCCTTCTATAGTAACCATGGTGCTGCCATCTCCCCCGGAATGAAGAAGCGGATCCGTAATGGACAGTACGAGTTCCCCAATCCGGAGTGGAGTCGGGTGTCCACAGATGGTAGGTGCACTTTTCACAAAAATACACTTCTTACCACTTTGCTCAGTGGCTTTGCTTTGTGGGAGTACAGAGTACAAACGTCAACATTTTAGTCAGTTACCTAGTTTAGTCCAGAGGATCTACAGTAACCATGTTTGAGGGCATAAGCATGACATAAGCATGACATAAGCATGACGACTGGGTCTGTCGCTGGTATTTGTTTGGCTTGCTTCATTTGTGTCATgggaatgtttgttttgttcatggAGAAAATCATGTCACAGCTGATTTTGGATACCTTTATACCCATCTTTATGAATAGTTAATACACAATATtgtgtggcctagtggttatggAATAAATGTTGGCTCGCCATGTGGAGCATGAATGTTTGATTTCcctcgtttctggtgtccctcattgtgatattgctaaaaggtgcGTAATTCATCCTCATTCACTCGTCTGAAATGTGTTAGTGGTTCAGCCCACTTACTTCATCATGGGACTTATGTCAACACATTTATTGATACACATACAGTATGTAGACCCAGCTGGATGAGGGTAGTGTAACgagagtttgtttgttttttcagcaAAAGAGTTGATTAGAGGTTTACTGAGAACAGATCCTGATCACAGACTGTCTATATCAGAGGTGATGCAGAACAAGTGGATTAAAGTAAGTATTCTTTGTAGAGCTATAGTTAGTACCAGCTTCACCCCAACCCTTGTCACCCTCCTACCCTCTGGATATCAATTATTATCATTGTTGTCTCCAGTTGTGTAGTTAGTACCAGCTTCACCCCAGCCCTTGTCATCGTCCTACCCTCGGGATATCATTGTTGTCTCCAGTTGTGTAGTCAGTACCAGCTTCACCCCAGCCCTTGTCATCTTCCTACCCTCGGGATATCATTGTTGTCTCCAGTTGTGTAGTTAGTACCAGCTTCACCCCAGCCCTTGTCATCTTCCTACCCTCGGGATATCATTGTTGTCTTCAGTTGTGTAGTCAGTACCAGCTTCACCCCAGCCCTTGTCATCTTCCTACCCTCGGGATATCATTGTTGTCTTCAGTTGTGTAGTTAGTACCAGCTTCACTCCAGCCCTTGTCATCTTCCTACCCTCGGGATATCATTGTTGTCTCCAGTTGTGTAGTTAGTACCAGCTTCACTCCAGCCCTTGTCATCTTCCTACCCTCGGGATATCATTGTTGTCTTCAGTTGTGTAGTCAGTACCAGCTTCACCCCAGCCCTTGTCATCTTCCTACCCTCGGGATATCATTGTTGTCTTCAGTTGTGTAGTTAGTACCAGCTTCACTCCAGCCCTTGTCATCTTCCTACCCTCGGGATATCATTGTTGTCTCCAGTTGTGTAGTTAGTACCAGCTTCACTCCAGCCCTTGTCATCTTCCTACCCTCGGGATATCATTGTTGTCTTCAGTTGTGTAGTTAGTACCAGCTTCACTCCAGCCCTTGTCATCGTCCTACCCGCGGGATATCATTGTTGTCTTCAGTTGTGTAGTTAGTACCAGCTTCACCCCAGCCCTTGTCATCTTCCTACCCTCGGGATATCATTGTTGGCTCCAGTTGTGTAGTTAGTACCAGCTTCACCCCAGCCCTTGTCATCTTCCTACCCTCGGGATATCATTGTTGTCTCCAGTTGTGTAGTTAGTACCAGCTTCACCCCAGCCCTTGTCATCTTCCTACCCTCGGGATATCATTGTTGTCTTCAGTTGTGTAGTTAGTACCAGCTTCACTCCAGCCCTTGTCATCGTCCTACCCGCGGGATATCATTGTTGTCTTCAGTTGTGTAGTTAGTACCAGCTTCACCCCAGCCCTTGTCATCTTCCTACCCTCGGGATATCATTGTTGTCTCCAGTTGTGTAGTTAGTACCAGCTTCACCCCAGCCCTTGTCATCTTCCTACCCTCGGGATATCATTGTTGTCTCCAGTTGTGTAGTTAGTACCAGCTTCACCCCAGCCCTTGTCATCTTCCTACCCTCGGGATATCATTGTTGGCTCCAGTTGTGTAGTTAGTACCAGCTTCACCCCAGCCCTTGTCATCTTCCTACCCTCGGGATATCATTGTTGGCTCCTGTCACACTGCGAACACAGTTACTGACCCCGTAAATAGGTCTGCAGGAATACAGTGGTGGTTTGTTGGATACCAACATGGGACCAGCCACATTCTCTCTTTATGTTTAACAAACCAGTTACGCAAGAGCTGATGAAATAGTATATGAAATACAGTGTCAATTATTTAAACAGGAAGTTTTAGCTCAGAAATAACTTGTCATTGtcatttgtttgtaaacaatgtgGTCAGTCAGTAGTGAGTTCAGCTGTGGGTCCACTGAGACTGAAGGTAGCTGAGACTTGTGCTAGTGATAATAGAGAGAACTCTGGAACTGGGCTGTGAGGAGCATCTCatctagagttatctccctggAATATGAGCCTCTTCTAATGAACTTCTAAAGTATAGGATATTCCTTGCTGAAATGTGCTATGAAGATCTGTCTAGTAGATCTGAACTGATGCAATGAGATACTGCTGATTTCCATTTTTCATTTGCTGAAAAAGTTTTTTGACAAGTTATAAATGAGAATCCTGGAATGTTTCTTGGGGAAACCTTTTACACAAATCAATCTAGTAGTAAACTGGTGACTTTTGATAGTTTCCAATGtgttaaatgtatttttaatatgGTTCTTTTTCACATAGAACTATTCAATGGTCCCACCGACACCCCTAATGTCGGCACGGGTGTTGCGAGAGGAGGAGGATGTCTGGATGGATGTGCAGGTGGGTTTGACAGAATGGGGTTATGATCTTTGTTGATAATCCTACATTGACATGGTTTGTGTTTCAAAAACACAGGATGTCgttaatgtacagaatgtgCTGTTAAATGAAAGGTTGCAACTATTGCCCTGGTTTTTTTTCATGGTGGTCCATGTGATTCATTTTCCTTCCCTGCTTATGTGCATTAATCTTCTGGGACCATTGCTGATCACTTCTATCTCAGGTTATTGACAGGTTGTCAGGACCTATAAAGAGAAACAACTAATTTTTGTATCAATCATGGGTTTGCCTGGTCGAATTTGTGACATGTAGTTTCATACAGttgtgaaaaacacaaacaatagcAAACTAATCAGTGAACAGATACAAGAATAGGTGAGCCTCTGTGCCTTCAGTACACAGGTTTCTGTTCTTGTTCTAACAGGAGGAGATGACCAACGCACTGGCCACTATGAGAGTGGACTACGACCACTGTTGCAACATCAAGAACCTATCTGATTCCAACAACCCAATTTTGAAAAAACGACGAACACAATCAGGCAAGACCAAGGGGGCTGAGGCTTCGTAGACTCATCTTCCATCGTCACATAAATCATCATCCAGTCACAGCCAGCAGGCCGGAACACCATGAAGAATATTCATTTATAACCTGTAAGCACATATTGAGGACGTATATATTAAACAGTGTGGAAGGACAAATGGTGCATGATTCTGCTGGCAGGTGCTTGATGGGGAGCAGCAGTATGTCGAGGACCAACATGTAACATGGGCCTCTTAGTGGGTGGAGACATTTAGATCACTCCAGTTTAGATTCTATGCCAGATGAATTGTAAAGACCAATGTCTTATTTTTCACAGATTTCCTAGGCCAATATCACTCTAAGAAAGGGAGCAATTATTTAACTCCTGGTCAGTTAGTAATAGATATCATGAGACCATGGGATCACGTCAGTGACGTTTCTTTTTGATAAGAAGGTAGGATTATCTTGGAACAGGAATATGACTTGGTCTGGAATGTTGTTTGATTCATCTCACTGTTGTCAGTGCTCCCTGTCTTCAGTCCTACATCAAACCGTGATGACTGAACAGTTAGTAAACTCAGTTATAAACATCCTATTTTCTAGATCATGCTAAACATTGTTCAGTTTTTCTTGTTATTGTTATTCAGTTTTGAAGCTGCAACTTGTGAAGTCATCGTGTTTGTtacagtgaaatgtgtttgttctTTTAGGCCTTTTATGGCAGTTTTGGCAAAGAGACATTCAGTTGGGTGGATGATAACATTAGGGAATTATAAGATATGATCATCTTTGGGATGAAGGCAGGAATGGAAAAGAAAAAGAGACATTGAGATTTCTTTCAAAGTTGTCTCCCTGTGACTTCATACACAATGCTTATACTCTATTTGTTTTCCCACCAATTGTATGAGAAACTATGATG is a window from the Haliotis asinina isolate JCU_RB_2024 chromosome 9, JCU_Hal_asi_v2, whole genome shotgun sequence genome containing:
- the LOC137296183 gene encoding MAP kinase-activated protein kinase 2-like; its protein translation is MMGDSHSRPLQPRKNPISDDYRITGSVLGLGINGKVVECFSRATGEKFALKVLRDVPKARREVDLHFRACHGCCHIVRIIDVYENNYSGQRCLLVVMECMEGGELFTRIQERADSAFTEREAASVICDIAKAIQHLHSMNIAHRDLKPENLLYSKRGEMGVLKLTDFGFAKEISNYKSLQTPCYTPYYVAPEVLGPEKYDKSCDMWSLGVIMYILLCGYPPFYSNHGAAISPGMKKRIRNGQYEFPNPEWSRVSTDAKELIRGLLRTDPDHRLSISEVMQNKWIKNYSMVPPTPLMSARVLREEEDVWMDVQEEMTNALATMRVDYDHCCNIKNLSDSNNPILKKRRTQSGKTKGAEAS